The DNA window TACACTTTTGGTTCTATTTTTTTGGCTAGAATTTTTAGAGCAGAACGTAGTTCTGCAATGAGTTTCATATACGTTTCATCACCACTTTTATTGTTCATCTTTCCTTTTTCGTTGCGTCCTTGGAAATGTTCTCTAATGTCATACAAACTAGCATTTACGTTATAAACACCCCGTCTTCCAACTGCGTTGGAATCCACCCCTCTGAAAGAGGGGAATTCTTGAGTGTGATAATATTTCCAAAGATTTCTACCCGCATCAAAAACAAGTTTAGCTTCTTCTGAAAATTGCAATTTTGTAGACAACCCTTTCAGAGTTTCAAACTCTGAAAGGGTTTCTTTTTGTGAAAATAAATCTACATTTTGATTTTCTATTTTAACTTTTCCATTGATAAAATCTGTCATAAAATTGCTTTCAAATTTACTTCTAGCGTTTACTTCTGCTTCGGTAAATGGAATCCAGTGGTTGGTTCCAAATTGTGATTGTATATTATTAGAAAACAAGGTAAAAGCAAGGCAATCATTTTGGAATTCTATGTCGGTTTTCCAACCATCATTTGGAAAAAGAAATTGGTCTCGGTCATTATACCAAGTTGGATTAATGGATTTTCTAACAGCATAATAAATAGAAGAAATATTTAAATTATCTTCATTAATTTTGAAATAAATTCCATGACGAGTTCCTTCTAAATTTTGTATTGAAATTACATTATTGTTTTGAAAATCTGGAGCATCACCCATTAAAACACCAATAAATTTTTTTTCTTTCTTTATTTTATAGATATTTAGCCATTGATTAATTTTTCCTTTAATATCGTCATATGAATATATATTTTTATTTTTGAAAAAATCTCCATTTCTTTCATATAAATCAGAAAAAATATAATTGAATTTTTCTTTTATTTCTAAATTCCAAAAAAAGAAACCAATTGGAAACTGACCTTTTACATTATCAAAAGAATCGGCGGGAACTTCAAAAATTTTTTCGAGCTTCGCTCGAAATACTTCTCGGAAATCCAAGAAGTTAGAAGATTGCAAATTTTTCAAAGTTGAAAAATTTGCAATCTTACAAGTAGGGATTTCTTGATATATTCTTATTAAAAATTGAGTAAATAATTCTTTACTTGCCTTACCTAAAATGTTTTTATATTTTATATAAGTTTTATTATCTGTAGAAGTTTTTGGTTTACTTTTACCAGTTCCAATTCTTTCTTTTACATTTCCTGCTTCCGCATAAGGAGGATTTATATACACCACCAATTTCTTGCGTTTTTCTTCGTCTGTAATAATGTTGTACAAATCATCGGGTAATTTTCCGCCTTTAGATTTTGGCAGAAATTCGTCATTCAAAAAATCAAACTGAAATACATAATCATGCAATAATATAGCGCCGTTTTCTATACGTTCGTGCATTGCATTTACATCAGATTGGTCTAGTGTAGAAGCAAAAATGTGGTATTTATTAGTAAGCCCAGCCAATAAATTTCCAGTTCCTGCAGCGCAGTCCCAAACATAATATTCTTCTTGCCAATCTTCTCCCAAAACTTCAGCAATGTATTTCTGCGACAGTTCCACCCAAATTCTTGGTGTAAAAAAAGCACCTTTTCTCTCTCTAATATCTTGCGGAACGAGTAAATCTTTTCTTTCTAAAATATAATTCTGAAATTCTTCAAGAGGCGGTCTTTTGTATTTTTTCCAAAATTGTTCGTAAGGTTTTTTATCCTTGAAAGGAATGGTAGCATTAAACAAAGATTTCAGATTTTCTTTGGCAATTTCATAATGCCCGTTTCTGAAAACTACAAAAAGATTTTCAGAAATTGGCGTATCATCTTCTATTACAGGAGTTCCTTTGTCATCTACAAATAAATCTGCTAAAAAAAAACTATTGTCTAAAATGTTTTGTTTTTTACCATCTTCCCAATTAAAATCTATATAAGGTTTTACTTGTTCTACCCAGCGTAAATAGATAGGGACAAAATTGTTTTTATTAATTAGAATTTTACCAGATTCTGTAGCCTTTGCAAGATTATTTTTAATGAAAAACTTGAGTTCTTTTTCATCTTTTAGAAAATCATACAAATAATCATTTTTGTCTAAAGATTTTTGTACATGTTCTCTAATAATTGCAAATTCTTTGGTGTTTTGATTGCTACTGGTAACATTCCAGTTAAAATCATTGAGCGAAAAAATGTTTAATACAGCGTTATAAGGAATAAAAGCAATCTTTTTGCCATCAAAAGCTCCTAAAAAAGCAGGAGGTAAAGTTTTGTCAAAAGTTTTAGCTTTACCAATGGTTAGAATTAATTGTGCAAACATAGCAATCACATCATAATCACCAGTTTTAGCTTCTGCCCAAAGTAAATTTATATCATCAAATAATTGAGTTTGTTTTGGGTTTTTATTTTTCGGAGTAATGCAGAAATCTATATTTCCTAAAATTTTGTAATCGTATTCTGAGAAAAAGTCGTCTCTTACTTTAATTTTAATTTCTTCTTCTCGGATATTTGCGTATTTCATTTGTTGATTATTATTTTTTAATGGTCAAATGCAATCACTTATTACAAGCGTTTTTGATTTTGAACATTAATAAAAGTGATTTCATGGTTTATAAAGTAATTCTTAAATCCAAATATACAAAAACACTCGCAATTTTTCCCTATTTTCGCCAACTCATAACTCAATCAAATGTTCAGCAAAGAAGAAGATGCTAAAATAAAAAAGGAATTTTGGACCAGTTTCGGGAAGTCGTTTCCGAGAAAATGGATTTTGTATGATACTAAAATCAAAGATTTCGCCTTTAAATTCTATTGTGATAACAAAAAAGCTGAGGTTTCTATAGACATAGAAATGAAAGATGAAATCTTCCGAAATGCTTATTATGAAAAGCTTTGGTCTTTAGAAGGAATTTTAGAAGATGAACTGAAATGCGAGGTGTATAAAGATGAATTCTACACCTTAGAAAACGGAAAAGTGATTTCCAGATTTTGGGTAGAAAAACATAGCGTTTCCATCTACAATAAAAACACTTGGCGAGAAATTTTCGAGTTTTTTGTCGAAAAAATGACCGCTTTTGAAATGGTGTATTATGAATATGAGGAGTTTATAAAAGATGTGTAAAAGAATCAAGTAAAAAGTAAAAAGAGCCAAGCGAAAGTACCCAAAGTATTCACATGGTTTTTAAGTTTTTAAAGTATATAAAGACGCTTCGTTTTTTTTAAACGAAGCGTCTTGTTTTATCTCAAAAAAATCTTTGCGACTTTTGTGAAAAACTATCACAAAGTTCTCAAAGGCATCACAAAGTTCACAAAATTAAGATTCTTGAGACGCTTTGCTTTTCAAAGCTCACTTTTAATTATTATACAAAAAACTCTACGAACTCTGTGTTAAATAAAATCTTTGCGAGCATTGCGTAAAAATCTTTGCGATTTTGCGAGAAATAATTCCGTGAAAATCTGTGTAATCTCTGAGAACTATTGCCCAAATTTCTTCTTTCTCAACCAGAAGAAAACTCCACCCAAAATTCCTAAAATTGCCAAAGGTGTCAATAAATTAAACCATTGCCAGTTTGTTTTTTCTTCGTCTATTCTTCTTCTGTCAAGCAAGCGAGATTCTATATTTCTGTTTCTTAATTCAATTAAATTAGAATCATCGAGAAGCCAATCTAAGCAATTTCTCAGAAATTGTTCGTTTCCGTAAAGTTGGTCGGTCAATAAATCTGCTCCCAAAGGTAAGTTTTGACCTTTCATCATTTGATTTCGGCCAACATCACCATCAGAAATAACAATCATTTTATTGTTTCCAGCAACTTCATTTTTAAAATTAGGGAAACCGTTTTTCTCACTTCTATTCGCATACGCAGAAGTAAATTTACCTTCTAAACTCACCGCAAAAATCTTAGGAGTTGTAGGTTTTTCCATTACAGAAAGACTGTCAAGATTCGCCATTTCTGATAGTTCTACATAATTAGGAACCGACTTAGTAGTGGTTCTTTCACTCGATTCGTAAAGCACTTGAGTTTTGATATTTTTTCTTCCTAACGTATCAATAGCCGTTGGGAATTCAAATTTTACAGGATTGATGTTTTTGGTAATCGGATTGTTGTTTTCATTAATTCCCAAAGGAAAATAAGGCCAAATTAAGTTGGTGTATTGAGGATTTCCTGCCACTTCGCCAACTTGCAATCTAATCAAAGCAGATTTTTGGAAATCTTTAATCAATGGCGCATTGATTCTCACGCCATAATTAAAGAAAAAATCAGTCATATTAATGTCGATAGGATAAGCCATGAGTTTTTTCTTGGTCATCAAAGTATCCATTTCTGCATTCACGGCGTCAATCATCCAAAGTGTTTTTCCTCCGTTCATAATGTATTGGTCTAGAATCACTTTTTCACCATCAGTAAAGGCTTTTCTAGGCTTTGCAATCACCAAAGCATCCATTCTTTCTAAATTCGGAAGATCTTCTAAAGTCAACTCTTTTTTGTTTACAGGAATTACAGGACCAGCATTGTAATTTTCGAGCGTCATGTCCATAAAACTACGGAATTCATCTACTCTTAATTCATCTTGATTCACCAAAACACCTACGTTTTTCTTTTGGTCTGCCACCAAAGATTTAATGGTAGATGCGAAGTTAAATTCCAGATTTTCAATGGATTTGGTTAACTGTTCCGCTGCATCTATTCCCATTTGATTGGTAATGAGCGAAATAGAAGTTCCGTAACCTTTATATTTAAGTGCTGCGTAAGGAAAAAGCACGATTTGAGAAACTTTTCCGTCTTTCATATCGGGCAACATAGAAGGTTGCATTCCCATTGCTTGAAGCGTGTCTTGAGACATTTTGGTCGCAATAGGATCTATGAATTTATAGTCTATTTTCGGATTGATTTTTCTGAATTCTTCCAAAAGAAACTGCGTTTCGTTCTGCAATTGCTTAAAACTTGCAGGAAAATCACCTTCCAGATAAACTTCTACAGTCAGTGGTTCTTTTACAGACTTCAGCGTTTCTACCGTAGCATCAGAAAGGGTGTAACGCTTTTCTTTAGTCAAATCAAAACGATGAGAAAATACCCCGAAAATCCCTAAAAATAGGATGATGGCTGGAATAATATATTTTAAATTTTGTTTCATTTTTTATTTTAAATTTTAAACCACAAAAGAGACAAAAGCTTTTGTTGCTTTTTAAGTTTTTCAAAAGTAAAAAAAAGGAGAATTTTCTTTTTTTACTTTTGGCTTGCTTTATTTTTCAATCAATTCTTTGGTTGCTTTTGCGGTTAAATAACTATTTCTTCTTCTCCACAAAAACCTTTGCCAAAAACAAACTCAATCCAATCACCAACAAGAAGTAAAATACATCTTGTGTATCAATCAAACCTCTTGTAAAGGCAATAAAATGATGATAAAAACCAAGATTTTGAAGCAAATAATCTGCGCCTCCCAACAACTTGAAATTGGCCAATTGTTCTATCCCAAAGTATAAAATGAAATTCAGGAAAACGCCCAATAAATAAGCCATAATTTGATTCGAGGAAAGTGAACTTGCCAAAATCCCAACCGCAGAAAATGCTGCAATGAGAAGAATAATCCCAAAATAGCTTCCCAATGTAGCTCCTAAGTCTAAATTTCCTGCGGGAACGCCTAAAACGTAAACAGAGTAGAGGTAAACCAATGAAGGGAGTAAACATAAAATCCCAACCAAAAATACCGCGAAAAACTTCCCAGAAACGATTTCTGAAATGCTTAATGGTTGAGAAAAAAGCCATTGCAATGTTCCGTTTTGTTGTTCTTCAGCAAAAGATTTCATGGCTAATGCTGGAATAATGAACAAAAACAACCATGGTGAAAGCGTGAAAAAGCTCTGCAAACTGGCTGTTCCGATTTCTAAAATATTGAAATCATTCTCGAAAAAAAATAAAAATAAGGCAGAAATCAAAGAAAATGCACCGACGATAATCCATGCACTCCAATTCCCGAAATAACTCCAAAGTTCTTTTTTAAATATTGCAAACATACTTTTGTCAATTTTTGCTTCTCAAGTCAATTTATTTTATAGTGAATTGCTTTGCGTTAATTTTTTAATTCACTTTTCACAGCGTAGCGAATTTACTTTTCACTTTTTTTCTTATTCACCAATTTTACCGTCATCATAATCACAAACACAATAACGAAAAATCCTGTAATTAATTGCCACCAATTTTCAATGGTCAAAGATTTTAAAATTACTGTGAAAACCACTAAAAATAGAAGAAATGTTGCAATTTCATTGGCTTGTCTTAATTTGAGATTGGCGGTTTTTAGTTCACCGTTTTGTAGGTTTTTTATTTCTAATACTTTTTTCCAAGACCAATAATGGTAGATGAAAAGTCCTATGAGAAAGGCTATTTTCAACTGAAACCAAGACATTTGTAAAAGTGTAGGGTTCATTAAAATTAAAATTGTTCCAAAAATGGTCATCAAAACAAACGCAGGAACCGTGATAATATTCCATAATCTTCTTGCCATAAAAACATATTGCTCACGTAAAATTTCTTTTTTAGGACTTTCGAAAGCATCAGTGTCTTTGTAATACACAAAAATTCTTACGAGATAAAAAATTCCCGCAAAATAACTCACCATAAAGATGATATGCAGCGCTTTTATGATTAAATAAGTCATGGTAATTTACGATTTACGATTTACGATTTATAATTTTTCTAACATCCAACATCTAACATCTAACATCTAACATCCAACATCTAACATCCATCATCTAACATCTAACATCCAACATCTAACATCCAACATCCATCATTCAAACTGTATATACACCTTATCACCCACTTTTAAACCAAAAAGTGAATTGGCACCATTGTTTTTTGTACCTTTATAAATGGTAATTTCCAGCAAATCTTGACCATTAAAAAGAGCAGAAGCTTTGCCATGATATTCGTTTTCTTTTTCCCAGTCGGTGACGATGTCTGTGTATTTACGGTTGATGTTTTTCAGTAAAATATTTCGAATGTTAATCTCAAAATTGTTGAAATTCACCATTGTTTTATCAAAAATTAATTTGCTGATGTTGGTTACACAATTCCCGAAATTGTCAATGTACATCACTTCGCCAATCAGCATTTTCTCAGGTTCATTAAAATAAGGTTTTGCAAAAGTAGTACACTTGTATTCCTTAATTTTTCTACCGATAAGTTCTGGCAAACCACCTTTGGTTAAATGTGCTGCAACGGGAACGAAAATATCTACACTGGCAAATTTCACTTCGTCGTCAAAACGATTATTGATGGTAATTTCATAAATGGCTTCTGGTTTTTGGTCAAAAAAAGTGAGGCTCATCAATCCATTGTCTGCTGTAATGAAATAATGCCCATCCATTTTTACTAAAAGATTTTTGCGGTCTTTGTGAAAAAAACTGTCCACGGAAACAATGTGTACACTCTCTTTAGGGAAATGCGCATAAGCATTTCTAAGAATATAAGCGGTTTGTATTAGATTATAAGCCCCAATTTCATGGGTGATATCAATAATTCTAGCATCGGGATTAAGCTGGAGAATGCTGCCTTTAATGGCTGAAACTCTGTGGTCTAGATTTCCATAATCTGATGTAAGGGTAATTATTGGCATTTTTAATAGTAAAAATTTGAAAAAACAAAGATATTGCTTATTTTTGGTAAGATAAAATTTTTAAAAATATAAACAATTTGTACGAAATCACTTACGAACTCACAGGAATAGACACTAAAACGTTTTATGGTGTTAACAATCAATATTTTAATTTATTGAAATCTTCTTTTCCTACGCTGAAAATTACGGGGAGAGACAATTTTATTTTTGCAATGGGTAATCAAGAAACGCTAGATGTACTCCAGCAGAAATTAGATGATATTGTGAGTTATATTTCCACCAATAATTCTATTGGACTCAAAGATTTAGAAAATATTCTCAAAATAAAAAGTGAGGAGGAAAAACAATTGGTTTTTGACCAAGATATCATTGTAAAGGGTGTAAATGGTAAAATCATCAAAGCGAAAACCACCAACCTTAAAAAATTGGTCAAAGAAAGTGAAAAGAAAGACATGGTTTTCGCCATCGGTCCTGCAGGAACAGGGAAAACTTATACCAGTGTAGCATTGGCAGTGAGAGCATTGAGAGATAAAGAAGTCAAAAGAATTATTTTAACCAGACCTGCAGTAGAAGCAGGGGAGAGTTTGGGATTTTTACCTGGCGACTTGAAAGAAAAACTCGATCCTTATTTACAACCGTTGTATGATGCGTTGAGAGATATGATTCCTCACGAAAAATTAGAAGGTTTTATCGAGCGCAAAGTGATAGAAGTGGCGCCACTAGCTTTTATGAGAGGAAGAACGTTAGATGAAGCTTTTGTCATTCTAGATGAAGCGCAGAATACCACACATTCTCAGATGAAAATGTTTCTAACGAGAATGGGCATGAATGCTAAATTCATTATCACTGGAGACCCAAGTCAGGTAGATTTGCCACCAAAACAACATTCTGGGCTAAAAGAAGCGATGAGAATTCTAAAAGGAGTTCATGAAATAGGTTTTGTACATCTTACCGAAGAAGATGTGGTAAGACACCCTGTAGTGAAAAAAATTATCTTGGCTTACAACGCCGAAGAAAAAAGACAAAGAGAAGAATAACAAATATTTACAGAAAAAATATAGATAGAAAAGCGAATTTTAATTCGCTTTTTTTTATTAATTTTTCTAAAAAGTGAAAATAATTCATAAAATTCTTGATGGTTTAGGTTATTTTTTTTAATTTTGTTTCTGTTAATTAAATACTAATAAATTATGAAAAAACTATTTTTAGTTGGTGCATTAGCACTTTTCGGAGCTATGAATGCTCAAAAATCATCAGAAGCAACTTCTAAAGGAAAATGGGTTATAGAAACTAATGCAGGGTCACCTTTACATTATTTAGGTGGGAGTACTGCTTTTAGTTTGACATCTGTAGATGGAGAGACAATTTGGAATGTAGGAGCAGAAGGAGGTTATTTTGTTGCCGATAATCTTGCTGTAAAGGCTGGTTTAGGTTTAGGTGATTTTGGTGAGGATAATCTTACAACTTATAGAGTAGGAGTTCAGTATTATGTTAATAGTAAATTTCCTCTTGCTGCGGATTTTACAGGTGCCAGTACTGGAGATGAAAGTATAAACTATTTTGGTGTTGAAGGTGGTTATGCTTGGTTCGTTGCTCCTAATGTTGCTCTTACCCCAAAATTGAGATATAATATTACATTAGATGATCAAAAAGCTCCAAGTTCTTTTCAAGGCTTAATCGGTTTTTCTTTATTTTTCTAAAAATCAAAAAAAACAAAACGCTCCGAAATTTTTGGAGCGTTTTTTTATATAAATATTTTTAAGACTATTTTCCGAAAAGTTTGCCGCCCATTCCTGGCATATTAGGCATTCCTTTACTCATCATTTGCATGAGTTGTTTTCCTTGAGGACCTTGCATCATCTTCATCATTTTGCTCATCTGTTCGAATTGTTTCATCAGTGCATTTACATCTTCTAATTTTCTACCAGCACCTTTAGCAATTCTTTTTTTACGGTTCATGTCAATCACAGAAGGTTTTCTCCTTTCTTCTGGAGTCATAGAATAAATAATGGCTTCTATGTGTTTGAAAGCGTCATCATTAATGTCTACATCTTTTATGGCTTTTCCTACACCTGGTAACATTCCCATTAAGTCTTTCATGTTACCCATTTTTTTGATTTGGTTAATCTGCGTTAAGAAATCATCAAAACCAAATTCATTTTTAGCGATTTTTTTATGAAGTTTTTTAGCTTCTTCTTCGTCAAATTGTTCTTGAGCTCTTTCTACTAAGGAAACTACGTCTCCCATTCCTAGAATTCTGTCTGCCATTCTTTCTGGGTAGAACAAGTCTAGAGCTTCCATTTTTTCGCCAGTAGAAATAAACTTAATAGGCTTATGAACTACAGAACGAACAGTAAGCGCAGCACCACCTCTGGTATCACCATCTAATTTGGTTAGAACTACACCGTTATAATCTAAAACATGGTTAAAGGCAAGAGCTGTATTTACGGCATCTTGTCCCGTCATGGCATCTACTACGAAAAGGGTTTCGGTAGGTTTTACGGCTTGGTGAACGTTTCTGATTTCGTTCATCATAGCTTCATCTATGGCAAGACGACCTGCAGTATCTATAATCACTACATCATGCTTGTTTTCTTTAGCAAACTGAATAGCGTTTTGAGAAATTTCTACAGGATTTTTATTTTCGATTTCTTTGTAAATGGTTACGCCTACTTGGTCTGCAAGAACCGTTAACTGGTCTATTGCAGCAGGTCTGTAAACATCACAAGCAACCAATAAAGGGTTTTTGCTTCTTTTTTGTTTTAAATAGTTGGCGAGTTTTCCAGAAAAAGTAGTTTTACCAGAACCTTGTAACCCGGCAATTAAAATAATGGTAGGTTTGTCAGAAAGATTGATGCCTTCCTGAGTAGTACCCATCAATTCTACCAATTCATCATGTACAATCTTGGTCATCAATTGCCCTGGAGTAATAGAGGTAAGCACGTTTTGTCCCAGTGCTTTGTCTTGAACTCTTTTGGTAAGGTCTTTGGCTACTTTGTAATTAACATCGGCATCTACTAGAGCACGGCGAATTTCTTTTACCGTCTCTGCTACGTTAATTTCTGTAATTTTTCCGCGGCCTTGAATGTTTTGTAAGGCTTTATCTAGCTTGTCCTGAAGACTATTAAACATAGTGAATGATTTTTTAAGATGTGCAAAAATAAGGAATTTTGTTGACTTGTTTCTCTAACTCCTAAAAGATTTGTAAACCAATAGAATAAAATTTATTGATTTTTACCTTTTGAAAAATCTAAATCAAGAGAAATACGTTTTTTAAAAAGAAAAACAAAAAAAAAACGACTTCCTAAGAAGTCGCTTTTGTGTATATAGAATACCAAAAAGAGATTATGCTAATTTTACTTGAATAGCGTTTAATCCTTTTTGTCCTTGTGTTACTTGGTACACAACTTTGTCATTTTCTTTAATTGTTCTAGTGCTTAAACCAGAAGAATGTACAAAAATGTCATCTCCTCCGTTGTTGGGAGTAATAAATCCGAAACCTTTTGTTTCGTTGTAAAATTTTACGGTGCCTTCTTGCATAGTAATGGGTTTTAAATAGACATTTTTTACAATGTCTTGGTTAATGGATTAAGAAGCAGTAAACCTAAGTTTCTTATTTCTTAACGGGTAATAGCGATTTTGCGC is part of the Cloacibacterium normanense genome and encodes:
- a CDS encoding DUF4268 domain-containing protein; the protein is MFSKEEDAKIKKEFWTSFGKSFPRKWILYDTKIKDFAFKFYCDNKKAEVSIDIEMKDEIFRNAYYEKLWSLEGILEDELKCEVYKDEFYTLENGKVISRFWVEKHSVSIYNKNTWREIFEFFVEKMTAFEMVYYEYEEFIKDV
- the gldG gene encoding gliding motility-associated ABC transporter substrate-binding protein GldG, whose protein sequence is MKQNLKYIIPAIILFLGIFGVFSHRFDLTKEKRYTLSDATVETLKSVKEPLTVEVYLEGDFPASFKQLQNETQFLLEEFRKINPKIDYKFIDPIATKMSQDTLQAMGMQPSMLPDMKDGKVSQIVLFPYAALKYKGYGTSISLITNQMGIDAAEQLTKSIENLEFNFASTIKSLVADQKKNVGVLVNQDELRVDEFRSFMDMTLENYNAGPVIPVNKKELTLEDLPNLERMDALVIAKPRKAFTDGEKVILDQYIMNGGKTLWMIDAVNAEMDTLMTKKKLMAYPIDINMTDFFFNYGVRINAPLIKDFQKSALIRLQVGEVAGNPQYTNLIWPYFPLGINENNNPITKNINPVKFEFPTAIDTLGRKNIKTQVLYESSERTTTKSVPNYVELSEMANLDSLSVMEKPTTPKIFAVSLEGKFTSAYANRSEKNGFPNFKNEVAGNNKMIVISDGDVGRNQMMKGQNLPLGADLLTDQLYGNEQFLRNCLDWLLDDSNLIELRNRNIESRLLDRRRIDEEKTNWQWFNLLTPLAILGILGGVFFWLRKKKFGQ
- a CDS encoding ABC transporter permease, giving the protein MFAIFKKELWSYFGNWSAWIIVGAFSLISALFLFFFENDFNILEIGTASLQSFFTLSPWLFLFIIPALAMKSFAEEQQNGTLQWLFSQPLSISEIVSGKFFAVFLVGILCLLPSLVYLYSVYVLGVPAGNLDLGATLGSYFGIILLIAAFSAVGILASSLSSNQIMAYLLGVFLNFILYFGIEQLANFKLLGGADYLLQNLGFYHHFIAFTRGLIDTQDVFYFLLVIGLSLFLAKVFVEKKK
- a CDS encoding CopD family protein, which translates into the protein MTYLIIKALHIIFMVSYFAGIFYLVRIFVYYKDTDAFESPKKEILREQYVFMARRLWNIITVPAFVLMTIFGTILILMNPTLLQMSWFQLKIAFLIGLFIYHYWSWKKVLEIKNLQNGELKTANLKLRQANEIATFLLFLVVFTVILKSLTIENWWQLITGFFVIVFVIMMTVKLVNKKKSEK
- a CDS encoding SAM hydrolase/SAM-dependent halogenase family protein produces the protein MPIITLTSDYGNLDHRVSAIKGSILQLNPDARIIDITHEIGAYNLIQTAYILRNAYAHFPKESVHIVSVDSFFHKDRKNLLVKMDGHYFITADNGLMSLTFFDQKPEAIYEITINNRFDDEVKFASVDIFVPVAAHLTKGGLPELIGRKIKEYKCTTFAKPYFNEPEKMLIGEVMYIDNFGNCVTNISKLIFDKTMVNFNNFEINIRNILLKNINRKYTDIVTDWEKENEYHGKASALFNGQDLLEITIYKGTKNNGANSLFGLKVGDKVYIQFE
- a CDS encoding PhoH family protein; the encoded protein is MYEITYELTGIDTKTFYGVNNQYFNLLKSSFPTLKITGRDNFIFAMGNQETLDVLQQKLDDIVSYISTNNSIGLKDLENILKIKSEEEKQLVFDQDIIVKGVNGKIIKAKTTNLKKLVKESEKKDMVFAIGPAGTGKTYTSVALAVRALRDKEVKRIILTRPAVEAGESLGFLPGDLKEKLDPYLQPLYDALRDMIPHEKLEGFIERKVIEVAPLAFMRGRTLDEAFVILDEAQNTTHSQMKMFLTRMGMNAKFIITGDPSQVDLPPKQHSGLKEAMRILKGVHEIGFVHLTEEDVVRHPVVKKIILAYNAEEKRQREE
- the ffh gene encoding signal recognition particle protein → MFNSLQDKLDKALQNIQGRGKITEINVAETVKEIRRALVDADVNYKVAKDLTKRVQDKALGQNVLTSITPGQLMTKIVHDELVELMGTTQEGINLSDKPTIILIAGLQGSGKTTFSGKLANYLKQKRSKNPLLVACDVYRPAAIDQLTVLADQVGVTIYKEIENKNPVEISQNAIQFAKENKHDVVIIDTAGRLAIDEAMMNEIRNVHQAVKPTETLFVVDAMTGQDAVNTALAFNHVLDYNGVVLTKLDGDTRGGAALTVRSVVHKPIKFISTGEKMEALDLFYPERMADRILGMGDVVSLVERAQEQFDEEEAKKLHKKIAKNEFGFDDFLTQINQIKKMGNMKDLMGMLPGVGKAIKDVDINDDAFKHIEAIIYSMTPEERRKPSVIDMNRKKRIAKGAGRKLEDVNALMKQFEQMSKMMKMMQGPQGKQLMQMMSKGMPNMPGMGGKLFGK
- a CDS encoding cold-shock protein yields the protein MQEGTVKFYNETKGFGFITPNNGGDDIFVHSSGLSTRTIKENDKVVYQVTQGQKGLNAIQVKLA